Genomic DNA from Corticium candelabrum chromosome 5, ooCorCand1.1, whole genome shotgun sequence:
gaaaacaaaactacgccATGAGACTGAGTTCACGTAATGGAAATTCCTTCAAATTGAATCTATCAGAggcattcagtctcctttCTGAACGACGAACAGCACTATGTCATTCTACGTtgcacccccaaaaggggacccgactaaaaaagctggaagatgacgccaccctgcctatgttcttacccatgccgaTTGACGCCCGTACCCCAATTTTAGCCTCATGGGTGATCCAGTCTAGCtggctatcaaacttatatatatatatatatatatatatatatatatatacatatacaaacactgccaattttagtagtatagatggctacacaaaccaacaaaaaacaaacaaaaaagtggATGATTCAATACTGTGCCAAAATAAAAGTGCCATGACTACGAGTGTGTTCACAcagacatctggactaactatgattaggctaacATTAACGCAAGCtattagtaagtcacgtgggcacgtgaATGTATTTAGCCTCGACAGTTTTCTTCAGTCATATCTGGCAAGAATTCACGTGAATTGTCTtcacgaatccattgctttaggttttgaagagggaaacatttagtttgctttctctggcagctccttcagagACGGCAGCAAGTTGTCACATGCATAGTAGACATCTGCCTGCGCTTCCGTATAtgtcgccatgttgttgctgagTTCGTACATTTAAACATGCAACACCACATCGGAAACATCAGCGGCacgctcttcttgtatactacctcacgtgccagagtcacgtgcaaccactaacacCACTAATgcggttgtaatactactctttacGGCATTAAAATGGCATTAGAATGGCGTTCCACTAATCATAAATAGGACCGGCGTAAACgagtggcgttagtgcactaatgccaaactaatcatgattaggctCGGCGTGAACATGCTCTAACTTACCATTGCAGAAAATCGTAATACAGTGTGAGTTAGTCATGACACCCTCAATTTGGTACAGAATTaaaccatccacacttgtttgcttgctttttgctggtttgtgtagccattcctactaaaatacatttataaaGTTTTGTATCTTGTATTAAAATAGTTAAGAGTAAAAATGCCTGTTGAACAGTTTCTTGTACAACAACATCAGCAATTAAATCCAATTAGCCAGCCACAAATATCATGTTTACCTGAACCTACACGTAACAATTAAAATGCTATACATAACAGTAGACAAAAGTCATTAACAAAGCTGTTTCAAAATGTTAATACTTATGAGAAAGAAAATGAAGTAGATTAGGGGACGTACAAAACTAGACATTTTCATGAGTGTATAAAATGTACGCTTTTCTAGTACCCCTCCCCAAAGTGTCTGCAACATTCTTGATGCGCAAACTATGGAACAAAAACTTATAGAAAATGCCCGTTATTCAGGTTGGCCAAAGTTCCGTAATTTTTACATAAAAGGTTGATGTTTCAATGAACACATGCAATGAAATACTCCGTTGTAGCTACGCAAACAGTTGTCCATCAGCCATAATCTATTTATTGTCTGATGGCATGCCTGGTTGTTTATGTCATTATTGAGACTGATCCTAAGCAGCTGGTAGTGAGTAAAGTAATTTAGCTGCACATTTTACAAGAATGATTCCTCTTGCTGACGATTCTCCTTCTTTCCTACAACTCCTGCTGTAGCAAATGAGCTGTTCCTTGATTCAACAGATGTGACAGATGCTCAACTGGCTGGTGTGCTTGATCATCTCTGACCACCAAGGACAAGCAAAGAGTGGCATTCGACATTTAAAGAACTGAGCTGAAAAACGCAATAGCATTATTGTACTGTTAAGTAGTACATCCACCATGATCTCAACTGCATTTATTGCAAGATCCATGGCCATTTAGCATTACTCCCAATCTCCAAGGGTGGTGGGAGAGATAAAAGATTTCTTTCTGTATCTCCTAATCGAGATCTCGCCGTTAGAGCAGGAATGAGTTGCTTCCGTATTTGACATTCCAGTGGTTCTAGCATAGTCTTCTGGAGTTCATTAGTTCATGTAGCATAAGTCCATTTCCCTTTGATGCCACGCATGAGTACAGAATAAGCTGTGTGTGGCTGAGTTTGGCAATCTTTGTCAACGTTGTTATTTGTTGAGTCCACTCAGTCACTTTGGCCTCCTGGAAAGTTTGCTGAAAGTTGTTTTTACCAATGGCAGCACCGAGATAGGTTCGACCGTCCGTGGTTATGTTGATTGCTGAGTCTGTAAACAATTTTTGTGCACTTTCAAGAAACTGAGGTTTTGCAAGCAGCCAAGACTTTTCCTGATTAGGAAAATAACCAAAGTATGGTCCTGATTTGTTTAATCTATCCCACCATTGCTTGAGCGATTCTAATTTGCCTCCACTCGATGCATCGTCTGCATACCAGATTTGAGTACTTCCATTCGTttgaattttttgtattaGTGGTACTGTGGCTATGGCGCACATAGCTATTGCTAATGGGTCGCCTTGAGTTGTGCCTTCTTGAGACCACATAGTCTCTCCACCAACATAAAGAGGTGTAGCTGTTCTGTATGTATTGACCAAAATTGGATGTATCATGGCACAGAGACATGAAATGTTGTGTAGAGCAACTTGACGATTGAGACTGTTAAATACGTTGGTTGCATCAATGAAAAGTATTCCTTCTGTATTTGGATCACTGTAAACTGAACGCATGGCGTGGACTGCTGCTTCAATTCCAGAAAATTGACCTGCAGAAAGCTGGATAGCTCCTGTGAGGACAGCCTTACCAATGATTCGCCTTGGTGTCTCACAAACACCAATCAGACGTACTCCTGGTTTCTTGTCAAGTGGAATTAAGCGGAAGGCGAAGAGAGCATAAGTGCCCTGTGGATCAACAAATTCAGTAGATAATCTGCGTGCAAGAGAAGCTAGTGCATTGCAGAGATTCTGTGATGATTTCTGAAACTGCTACTACTGAGAGACATAGTGTATTTGAATAAAAGTACAACGTACAGATACTATgaataaatatacatacattaatgtgtctatatactactactactgagaagatatggtgtatttgaaacaatagcagactacgtatacacaaacggcaacctacagcgaatggcaataaactattactactactaaacaattactgtcatatacaatagtataacttttactactactatgtcatgtacagtaaagtcactaagctgaggaggccaggtgcccctcagacgtagccaggagaatattgttttccggcctgacgtagcgtttgcacctgctgcccctgatgcacattatGCAGCTGGTCCTTCTGGCCTTGACTCGACTCAATGGAAACGCCTGTGTACGGGATTTCACACTTCCTCCAaagatctctgtaatgctCTAGCTGCTGTTGCTCGTCGAATTTCAACAGAGATAGTAGATCCTGACGGTATCTCAGCTCTAGTGGCTTGTCGTCTTGTACCTCTgaacaaaaatcctggggtgagaccaattggtgtgtgtgagaCAGTTAGAAGAATTATTGGAAAGGCGGTTCTTTCTGTGGTCAAGTCTGACGTGCTCTCGGCAACCGGAACCTTGCAGCTTTGTGCAGGACAGATTGCTGGGTGTGAGGCTGCAATACATGCCATGCAGTCATTGTTTGAAGATGACAATACGGAAGCCATACTACTTGTAGATGCAACAAATGCCTTTAATAGCTTGAACCGTCAATTGGCTCTAAAGAACATCTCAAGCACTTGTCCAGCAATTCATACCGTATTGCTCAACACATATCAACAGCCTTCACCCCTATTCGTTGGTGGGGAAGTCTTGTTGTCGCGTGAGGGAACCACACAGGGAGATCCTCTCGCGATGGCAATGTACGCCTTGGCCACAGTACCTCTGCTGAAAAAAGTACAAACAGAAGGCAGCACCCAAGTCTGGTATGCCGATGATGCTGCAGCCGGAGGAAAGATACAAGCAGTCAAACAATGGTGGGAGAAACTCTCCATACATGGAGAAAAATTTGGATACTTTCCAAATGCCAAGAAATCCTGGTTGATCGTCAAACCGAATTGCCTTGAAGAAGCCAAACGTGTGTTCTCAAAAACGGCTGTGAACATCACCTCTGAAGGTCGAAAGTATTTAGGAGCTGCACTGGGAACTGAAAACTTCTGTAACGGCTATCTCAGTGATGCAATCTTAGACTGGACACGTCAGATTGACAAATTGGCTTCCATTGCCCAAAGTCAGCCACAAGCAGCTCATTCCGCATTAAGTCACGGTCTTCTGGGCAGGTGGATTTTTACTGCGAGAACAAATCAGAATTTCAAAACTTTTGCTGGGCTTTTAGAATCATCAATACAATCTCAACTGATTCCTGCTATAACTGGTCGTTCGGCCCCTGGAGAACTGGAAAGAAAACTCTTCTCCTTACCAGCCAGACTTGGTGGTCTGGGAATCACAGATCCAACTTCATTGTCTTCTGAATACTTAAACTCTCGAAAGATGACTGCACCGCTTGTTGACTTCATTTTGAATCAGGAGATCACTCTAGGAGATGCCCCAGATCAACAGGATTCTCTCAAAAAGCAAATTCGCAAGCACAAAGGGCTAGAAATCAAAACTCTTGCTGATAATGTTCGAGATAACCTCTCacaccaacataaaagaatgttCGAGTTAGCAAATGAAAAGGGGGCATCAAACTGGCTCACAGTGCTGCCATTGGAGGATCACGGCTTCTCATTACATAAGTCTGCATTCAGAGATGCTCTATGCCTCAGATATGGATGGGTCCCCCCTCATATGAGTGAATCTTGCCCTTGCGGTGGAAAAATGTCAGTGGAGCATGCTATGTCCTGCCCCACGGGAGGCTTTCCAACTATACGCCATAATGAAATCCGAGATATgttttctcatctgttgtctgatgtctgtcatgatgtggAAACGGAGCCCACGTTGCAATCACTAAGTGGAGAGACGTTCTCTTTACGTTCAAGCAGTcgagatgatgatgcaagaTTAGACATTTCGGCAAGAGGTTTTTGGGGAGGAAGATTTGAGAAGACATATTTTGATGTCCGGGTGTTTAACCCCAATGCCACCTCGTACACATGTtttgaagttgcatcatgctatagaagacaggaacaagagaagaaaaggaaatatgaagaaagactgagaaaagtagaaaatgcttcctttacacctattatcctttcttgcactggtggcatgagcaagcttacaacgtcatttaccaaaaagctggcctcaatgatatctgagaaaaaggacactccatacggtagcgtgatcaactggctaagatgtcgactcgggtttactactactactactactactactactactactcagcaaaagcatccaccggtcatgcccatactacaaaagccactacaacggcacccaacacaacactatatcaatccattcaattaaacaaacccacttaagtcaacgtcacaatctacttagtgaggcaagcctcactgttgattactactactactactactactactaaaatgtcatgacatggatttaatcaacagtgaggcttgcctcactaagtagattgtgacgttgacttaagtgagtttgtttaattgaatggattgatatagtgttgtgttgagtgccattgtagtggcttttgtagtatgggcatgaccggtggatgcttttgctaagtaaactactactactactactacttactaagtagattgtgacgttgacttaagtgggtttgtttaattaaatggattgatatagtgttgtgttgagtgccgttgtagtggcttttgtagtatgggcatgaccggtggatgcttttgctgagtaatatactactactactactactactactacttgtGAGACATAGCGTATTTGAATAAAAGTACTACGTACATATACTATGaataaaatatacatacatccaCAAAGTTTACTATTACGATTTTAAGGCAAATACAATAACTAGGTAGCAAcattttgcatgtttagagatatgatatatttaattaacagcaagATAAACCACTCTCAGCAGAAGCCAAGAGTATACTGTTGTTAATGATTGGGCGCTTTGTTCTGGATCTGCACCCCCTAAGACACATAACTGCAGATCGAAGTACTGCGAAGCTTAGTTGACATCTGACCCAGCACATTGTTGTACTGTAGGCCATTTCCTGCTTTTCTGAGACGAGAGATGATAGTCTTTTCAAGGATGTTGACGTTAAATTGCTTGCTCCTCCTGTGCAAGAGAATATCAGTGCTGTGAAAGAAGCCTGTTCAACTCTTCTGATTCGAGCCTCGTAGTTACGTTTCTTTTCTTGCTCTTGTTTCCTGTACAGAGATGATATTGCTGATGATCTATATGACTGAGCATAAGGGTTGAAGATTCTGACATCAAAGTAGGTTTTCTGAAATCTACCACCCCAGAAACTGCATGCAGAGATGTCAAGTCTGGCTTCATCATCAGTGCTGTTACTCTTCTGAGGCAGTTTCTCTCCAGTCAGTTTTATAAAATTGGTCTTCTGgacatcatgacagacatcatCCAATAGGTTAGCAACAATGTCTCGGATCTCATTGTGCCTCAGTGTTGGAAAGCCACCAGCAGGACATGAGAGTGAGTGATCAACTGAGAAATGATCTCCACAAGGGCAGAAATCAGGTAGAAATGCTGGTCACCAGCCATAGCGTAGACATAGTGCGTCGTAAAACTCAGATTTTGTCAGAAGAAAACTATGTTCTTCTATAGGTAGAGCTGTCAGCCACACAGAAGCACCTTTTCCTTTGGCTAAATCGACAGCATGTTTGAGATTTCTATTGAGGTTGGCACAAACTTCCTCATCGTTTCCCCAGGAGCAGATTGAACCGTTAATGCAGGAATTAGGTCTGAGTCAATTGCTTTAGTCAGTAGTTGCATAAATTGGGCTAAGTTGCTGTTGGTCCTGGCCATATAGGTCCATTTATTGCTTACTCCATGAGTGAAAGCTGagtaagctgcatgtggcTGTGTCTTGGCGATGACAGAGAGACGTTCAATTTCCTTAGTCCAGTTTTCAACTTTGTTCTTAAAGTGTCACAGAATTCCTTGGTTTCTAGAGCAGCTCCTAGGTATTTCCTACCTTCCGTAGTGATGTTGAtatttgtgttttcaaagtgaACTCTTGCTGCATCAATCATTTTGGGGTATCTAAGAGATGGTAAACGCCAGAGGAGACTGGACAACGGCAGGCAACCATagagcacaacacacacacacacacacacacacacacgcacaaacacacacacacacacacacacacacacacacacacacacacacacacacacacacacacattgtagtGTGTGGACGAGTACAAACGTATCAGTCACAGCCAACAAGAAGTGGGCATGTTCCGTAGCGTTGTGAAATCTATCCCCatcatttctagaggtcaggCAATGCCACTGCCTATATTCTTGTCATTAGCTGCTCCTAATGACAAAGGATACATACGATCTACTACCAGTCTATCAGATAACAACCAGTCATGGCTGGTTTCTCACTTTGGTTTTCCAAGACACTGGTTTTCAATCACACATTTGGGCAGTGTGTGTTTACCTTGCTAACATGATGTCAGAGCAAATACCGTGCTCAAATAATGGACATAACACTCATAGTAAATCCAAGGAGATAACTTCCACAGAAATTACTTACAGTGGAGGCATGAAAATCACTCCATTGATTTGCAGGAGCTTGTGTGAAGTGAGTGCAAAGTGAGTGCGAATATGGACAAGGCAGCAGTACATCATGCAGATATACCAGCTAGATTTCCATGCCACATTCTCTATCTATTTTGCAAGCTATAGATCCAATTGGAAGCCTTCTTCTGGAATTTGTTCTATTCTACCTGCAAATGATTTGAACTTATAATATATAGACAGCATGCCCAGGAATCAATCAGTAAGGTCTCATTTCAAAATTTTGAATTGGAGATTGCACATGTGGATCGATATCAAAAGCAAGCTCCCAAGGCACGAAACCTGAAATTTGTGCTCCCATTCAAGGAATTCCTGTGCCTATGGTGACGATCATTCCTCAAACGTACAAACATATACTATAGCCACACTGTTTGTCCCCCTCTTCAGTGTGGAGTATGATTCTCAAACTCCCCTGATTTCTTCCAAGACCCATGACTATAGCTAGTACTTTTCAACTAGCGGTGAACCATTCTCCTAATTTGTAGCTTTCAAATATTCACTGTGCTAAGCGCAGTAGGTGGTAGCAGTTTACTTCATCAAGcataatcaacaaacaaaggTGTAATACGAGAGATTATTACATacatatttaatatatttaattaagtaaagcAACTCAAGGTCTGATTTCTTACCTCAACAATCTTCCTGTCCTTCTCCAATTCTTGAGTTAGTTGATGTTGTCGCCTTAGAAGTCGTTTGTTCTCGACACGTTCGTCGCTAGACATATTAGCTCGTAGCGTTTGGTCTATGCTCAAGGTCCTCAGATGGTCTTCAACGATACACTCCCTCCGACGATTTTCTGCGCGACGGCGCTCCTCTTGAGCGTGCGTGAGACGTGTGCGCCTCGTTGTAGCCTAATAATCCATAAATATAGCTACAAAAGAAGAAACTGCACTACATTATCTTACCATGGTAGATGTCGCGCCACTGTTACTCTGTTCGTGCGTTGCCCCAGTaacgcgcatgcgcatattTGACCaaaagtatgacgcggcggaaaggggtctggctacgcgagacctACACGAGCACCTGCGCGGGCCAGCCCGTGCTGGCTCGGTTTCTAACGTATGCCGGCCGAGCCGTGCCAGCTTGGCTCGGTATTTCTAGCGAGGCCgagcaagaagtttagctTTTGAACTCCGTTGCAGCATGCGTGCAACATTTcgcctggcgatagacctatacgcattctcgatatgactgttgtaaagccatagagaaaaaacgcgagcagcttggcttctgtgtctggcttctgtccattgcaaacgcACAATGCATATATATGCAGAAGTCAATCATGCGCCAAACATGGTCAGGATCTGGATGCATCCACGTGATCTTGTATTTCTCCTTTTGTTGGACTAGAGTGTTGATGATTGTAACACTGCGAAGTGAACAAAAGCGAGAAGAAGAGTGCCGTTACTATTctctttatttattattgctaCGAAGACCAAGAACACCGTTCCAAGTTGCAGTATATCTGATCCAACACCAGCATTGAAGTCTCCTAAAAGAACTGTTTTCTAAGGTATCGAGTTCATGGTAACATTCAACTTGTCATAGAAACCTTCTTTGGCTTCACACATAGTAGGAGCATAAACATTTAGACTACGGTCAGACAGCGATTTCTTGACAAAGGGACTCGAAGCGTCATTATCCGATCACTTTAGTACCAAGAGTGTCCAAATGACTATTATAAGAAGTGAAGTCTTAATTGATGGCAAAGCCAAcatcagattttctcttctctcCAGAGAAGCGACCTTTCCAAAAGATTGTGTATATTTAACCAGCTCCAAATTCAGAAATCTGGCCCTCGTCCGTCAGATACGGGTCTCACTGAGGGTACCTATGTCAATGTTGTATCATTTGAGTTCACGGGCAATTCAAGAATAGCTGTTTTGCGTTGCAATTGATCTTTTGAGTCAAGAAGAGTGCGTACATTCCAACATGCTACAACAAATTCTATTTTCTTAATTTAAACTTTCGACCGCCAAGTTGGATGGCCAACCAGTCGCGGTAAACTGGTAAGCACTATATATAAAAGGCTGAGCTTTGTTTAGGCCACTTTTTCCAGGCCCTTCCTTGTGTGAGGTAAGTAGTGCTCTCACTCTAGAGTGCTGCTCAGACATGCTAGTAGGACCGAATGTAATTTACACCCCATGTAATTATAAACCACAGACGACCATCTTGCTAGCATCGTTTAGATGTGGATTTGTGATTAATGACTTCCAGAACCACACTACGCCTCCATCGCCGTAAGACTTACGaacaaagaaaacagacaaacagatatcaCAAAACATACGCTGCAGAAACCTGCACATTGAATAGATTTAAGTGGATAAGGTGTGTGCTGGGCCAGATCCACTCTCTCGATCGTCCTAAACATATATGAATGATTCACTGGGGCAAGAGTTGCAACGAGCGAACCCATACATCAAGATGCAGGTGATTTGCCACGAGCACCTATATATGTGAGTCCCTTGCAACTGCCATTGGGGAATATCAGATCACCACACAATACTCGAAAGAGTTCTCTGAATTGCTAAATCATGAACCAATGTCTCATCCGGCCGGCCGCATCAGAGAACCGAACTAACTCAAGCCTCCTCAGGACTAATATAAAGGCTATGAGCAGGGCGGCACAAGCTATCAATTATGGCGGCCTGAACTCGCCATGTCATGGTGCATGTCTTTGGGAATCTGAAGTATTTCCATGAAACAGCAGAGCCACCTGCTGCATCACTCCTCCCTGTTGGCACCATGCACTGCTGTTGGTTCACGACTGCTTTCCAACAACAATCAAGCGCCTAAAAGGTGGAGTGGAGCTATTAGGCTCTCCAATATTCCAACAGCTGAATCTACTTCCTCACTATAAGGTAgatctttttcttcttctcccATTCATTGCCGCAGCTCCTCCCTGATTGCTGACTGTTGAACAAATTTGGATTGAAATGAATTTCGAACTGTTACATCGAAATAGTCTGAGCGTCCTTTGAAAAAATTCGGGTGAAAGACGTCACCAGGTGGGTTGTTAGTTCCGCAACGTTGTTCTTTCCGAGCACCGTTGTCATCTTGTAGAAGAGCATGCCATATTGTATCTCGGATGGCATCGTGACGTAAACATCGGATTGGATCATGCCTACAGCCTAAAGATGATCTCTTTCAATATC
This window encodes:
- the LOC134179563 gene encoding uncharacterized protein LOC134179563; the protein is MIRLGVSQTPIRRTPGFLSTGPSGLDSTQWKRLCTGFHTSSKDLCNALAAVARRISTEIVDPDGISALVACRLVPLNKNPGVRPIGVCETVRRIIGKAVLSVVKSDVLSATGTLQLCAGQIAGCEAAIHAMQSLFEDDNTEAILLVDATNAFNSLNRQLALKNISSTCPAIHTVLLNTYQQPSPLFVGGEVLLSREGTTQGDPLAMAMYALATVPLLKKVQTEGSTQVWYADDAAAGGKIQAVKQWWEKLSIHGEKFGYFPNAKKSWLIVKPNCLEEAKRVFSKTAVNITSEGRKYLGAALGTENFCNGYLSDAILDWTRQIDKLASIAQSQPQAAHSALSHGLLGRWIFTARTNQNFKTFAGLLESSIQSQLIPAITGRSAPGELERKLFSLPARLGGLGITDPTSLSSEYLNSRKMTAPLVDFILNQEITLGDAPDQQDSLKKQIRKHKGLEIKTLADNVRDNLSHQHKRMFELANEKGASNWLTVLPLEDHGFSLHKSAFRDALCLRYGWVPPHMSESCPCGGKMSVEHAMSCPTGGFPTIRHNEIRDMFSHLLSDVCHDVETEPTLQSLSGETFSLRSSSRDDDARLDISARGFWGGRFEKTYFDVRVFNPNATSYTCFEVASCYRRQEQEKKRKYEERLRKVENASFTPIILSCTGGMSKLTTSFTKKLASMISEKKDTPYGSVINWLRLLESHQQDMRVSDQLRNDLHKGRNQVEMLVTSHSVDIVRRKTQILSEENYVLL